One region of Oryza sativa Japonica Group chromosome 10, ASM3414082v1 genomic DNA includes:
- the LOC136353615 gene encoding uncharacterized protein isoform X2, producing MVKTVVGEEAQLKALEETLSASASPAQVGLVVGKLSASSDRALAYSLIPTPPTDSGAPACSLLRAAPNPKAAKAASSDASSSLDFDVDWVAEHARQVSRMLLGGMTVIGIYIWASEASFKATSPAVLSQVLRAVSQVAPLYGTGVDERLLIHISYSPRRWACRICDMSSGRLRPCDFKYTKLLASLQTFRCTYNFEIRLPVVQAEPFKKVISKAISHLTKQVQNAKALIDGVLGDHYRQWLHWE from the exons ATGGTGAAGACAGTGGTCGGCGAGGAGGCGCAGCTCAAGGCATTGGAGGAAaccctctccgcctccgcctctccaGCTCAG GTGGGGCTCGTCGTCGGCAAGCTCAGCGCCTCTTCCGACCGTGCCCTTGCCTACTCCCTCATCCCCACGCCGCCCACCGATTCCGGCGCTCCCGCTTGCTCCCTCCTCCGCGCGGCCCCCAACCCCAAGGCCGCCAAAGCTGCCTCTTCCGACGCCTCCTCGTCGCTCGACTTCGATGTCGACTGGGTCGCCGAGCACGCGCGCCAG GTCTCGAGGATGCTTCTTGGAGGAATGACCGTCATAGGTATTTACATATGGGCGTCAGAAGCTTCGTTCAAAGCGACTTCCCCTGCTGTTTTATCACAG GTTCTTAGAGCTGTTTCTCAGGTTGCTCCTTTGTATGGCACTGGTGTTGATGAGAGACTGCTCATTCATATTTCTTACAGCCCAAGAAG GTGGGCCTGTCGTATATGTGATATGAGCTCAGGACGTTTAAGGCCATGTGACTTCAAGTATACTAAACTATTAGCTTCTCTTCAAACTTTCAGATGCACATATAATTTTGAGATAAG ACTGCCAGTTGTTCAAGCTGAGCCTTTTAAGAAGGTTATTTCGAAGGCAATCAGTCATCTCACGAAGCAAGTGCAGAATGCCAAAGCTTTGATTGATGGAGTCCTG GGAGATCACTACCGCCAATGGCTCCACTGGGAGTAA
- the LOC136353615 gene encoding uncharacterized protein isoform X3: protein MVKTVVGEEAQLKALEETLSASASPAQVGLVVGKLSASSDRALAYSLIPTPPTDSGAPACSLLRAAPNPKAAKAASSDASSSLDFDVDWVAEHARQVSRMLLGGMTVIGIYIWASEASFKATSPAVLSQVLRAVSQVAPLYGTGVDERLLIHISYSPRRWACRICDMSSGRLRPCDFKYTKLLASLQTFRCTYNFEIREITTANGSTGSNMDCPFSMEKTLSNICKRTFYDIFD, encoded by the exons ATGGTGAAGACAGTGGTCGGCGAGGAGGCGCAGCTCAAGGCATTGGAGGAAaccctctccgcctccgcctctccaGCTCAG GTGGGGCTCGTCGTCGGCAAGCTCAGCGCCTCTTCCGACCGTGCCCTTGCCTACTCCCTCATCCCCACGCCGCCCACCGATTCCGGCGCTCCCGCTTGCTCCCTCCTCCGCGCGGCCCCCAACCCCAAGGCCGCCAAAGCTGCCTCTTCCGACGCCTCCTCGTCGCTCGACTTCGATGTCGACTGGGTCGCCGAGCACGCGCGCCAG GTCTCGAGGATGCTTCTTGGAGGAATGACCGTCATAGGTATTTACATATGGGCGTCAGAAGCTTCGTTCAAAGCGACTTCCCCTGCTGTTTTATCACAG GTTCTTAGAGCTGTTTCTCAGGTTGCTCCTTTGTATGGCACTGGTGTTGATGAGAGACTGCTCATTCATATTTCTTACAGCCCAAGAAG GTGGGCCTGTCGTATATGTGATATGAGCTCAGGACGTTTAAGGCCATGTGACTTCAAGTATACTAAACTATTAGCTTCTCTTCAAACTTTCAGATGCACATATAATTTTGAGATAAG GGAGATCACTACCGCCAATGGCTCCACTGGGAGTAACATGGATTGCCCATTCTCAATGGAGAAGACATTGTCCAACATATGCAAGAGAACTTTTTATGATATCTTTGATTAA
- the LOC136353615 gene encoding uncharacterized protein isoform X1, with translation MVKTVVGEEAQLKALEETLSASASPAQVGLVVGKLSASSDRALAYSLIPTPPTDSGAPACSLLRAAPNPKAAKAASSDASSSLDFDVDWVAEHARQVSRMLLGGMTVIGIYIWASEASFKATSPAVLSQVLRAVSQVAPLYGTGVDERLLIHISYSPRRWACRICDMSSGRLRPCDFKYTKLLASLQTFRCTYNFEIRLPVVQAEPFKKVISKAISHLTKQVQNAKALIDGVLFLDDMDNTLEGPHNVTLSEQ, from the exons ATGGTGAAGACAGTGGTCGGCGAGGAGGCGCAGCTCAAGGCATTGGAGGAAaccctctccgcctccgcctctccaGCTCAG GTGGGGCTCGTCGTCGGCAAGCTCAGCGCCTCTTCCGACCGTGCCCTTGCCTACTCCCTCATCCCCACGCCGCCCACCGATTCCGGCGCTCCCGCTTGCTCCCTCCTCCGCGCGGCCCCCAACCCCAAGGCCGCCAAAGCTGCCTCTTCCGACGCCTCCTCGTCGCTCGACTTCGATGTCGACTGGGTCGCCGAGCACGCGCGCCAG GTCTCGAGGATGCTTCTTGGAGGAATGACCGTCATAGGTATTTACATATGGGCGTCAGAAGCTTCGTTCAAAGCGACTTCCCCTGCTGTTTTATCACAG GTTCTTAGAGCTGTTTCTCAGGTTGCTCCTTTGTATGGCACTGGTGTTGATGAGAGACTGCTCATTCATATTTCTTACAGCCCAAGAAG GTGGGCCTGTCGTATATGTGATATGAGCTCAGGACGTTTAAGGCCATGTGACTTCAAGTATACTAAACTATTAGCTTCTCTTCAAACTTTCAGATGCACATATAATTTTGAGATAAG ACTGCCAGTTGTTCAAGCTGAGCCTTTTAAGAAGGTTATTTCGAAGGCAATCAGTCATCTCACGAAGCAAGTGCAGAATGCCAAAGCTTTGATTGATGGAGTCCTG TTTTTGGATGACATGGACAACACTTTGGAGGGGCCACATAACGTTACATTGTCCGAACAGTAA